In a single window of the Rhopalosiphum padi isolate XX-2018 chromosome 1, ASM2088224v1, whole genome shotgun sequence genome:
- the LOC132931742 gene encoding AN1-type zinc finger protein 2A isoform X1, giving the protein MEFPHLGQNCSKETCKRFDFLPVKCDACSGIFCSDHMSYSSHQCQSAYKKNVQVPMCPLCNKPVPIPRGQEPDFTVGQHIDNDCRFTEGRKVFTNRCMVTKCRGKEAVPLVCSECRQNHCFKHRHPLDHGCTGSAKSVQRKVTDVKNLFGTNGIIKKAFTATAIQGNMSEDEALARALAESERLTNENTTSPQPRCSVA; this is encoded by the exons ATGGAATTCCCACATTTGGGTCAGAACTGCAGCAAAGAGACGTGCAAACGTTTTG atttccTGCCAGTTAAATGTGATGCCTGTTCGGGTATATTTTG TTCTGATCACATGAGCTATAGCAGCCATCAATGTCAATCtgcttacaaaaaaaatgtacaagtaCCCATGTGTCCTTTGTGCAACAAACCAGTACCAATACCACGGGGTCAAGAACCAGATTTTACTGTTGGGCAACACATTGACAATGACTGTCGGTTTACTGAGGGTAGAAag GTGTTCACAAATAGATGCATGGTAACAAAATGTCGAGGCAAGGAAGCCGTACCTTTGGTATGTAGTGAATGTCGTCAAAACCATTGTTTTAAACATCGTCATCCTTTAGATCATGGTTGTACTGGTAGTGCAAAATCTGTCCAAAGAAAAGTGac ggatgttaaaaatttatttggaaCCAatggaattataaaaaaagcttTCACTGCAACTGCAATACAGGgaaatatg AGTGAAGATGAAGCATTAGCTAGAGCCTTAGCTGAGTCTGAACGTTTAACAAACGAAAATACCACAAGTCCTCAACCAAGATGTTCTGTTGcataa
- the LOC132931742 gene encoding AN1-type zinc finger protein 2B isoform X2, translating to MSYSSHQCQSAYKKNVQVPMCPLCNKPVPIPRGQEPDFTVGQHIDNDCRFTEGRKVFTNRCMVTKCRGKEAVPLVCSECRQNHCFKHRHPLDHGCTGSAKSVQRKVTDVKNLFGTNGIIKKAFTATAIQGNMSEDEALARALAESERLTNENTTSPQPRCSVA from the exons ATGAGCTATAGCAGCCATCAATGTCAATCtgcttacaaaaaaaatgtacaagtaCCCATGTGTCCTTTGTGCAACAAACCAGTACCAATACCACGGGGTCAAGAACCAGATTTTACTGTTGGGCAACACATTGACAATGACTGTCGGTTTACTGAGGGTAGAAag GTGTTCACAAATAGATGCATGGTAACAAAATGTCGAGGCAAGGAAGCCGTACCTTTGGTATGTAGTGAATGTCGTCAAAACCATTGTTTTAAACATCGTCATCCTTTAGATCATGGTTGTACTGGTAGTGCAAAATCTGTCCAAAGAAAAGTGac ggatgttaaaaatttatttggaaCCAatggaattataaaaaaagcttTCACTGCAACTGCAATACAGGgaaatatg AGTGAAGATGAAGCATTAGCTAGAGCCTTAGCTGAGTCTGAACGTTTAACAAACGAAAATACCACAAGTCCTCAACCAAGATGTTCTGTTGcataa
- the LOC132931743 gene encoding longitudinals lacking protein-like, translated as MADQQQYFLKWNDYQSNMVSSFKHLRNEKSFTDVTLACEGQTCKAHKMVLSACSPYFKALLEENPSKHPIIILKDVPFSHLQSILEFMYAGEVNISQEQLPAFLKTADRLKVKGLAEAPQTIKKD; from the exons ATGGCAGATCAACAGCAATATTTCCTGAAATGGAACGATTACCAGAGCAACATGGTGTCGTCCTTCAAACACCTGAGGAACGAGAAAAGCTTCACGGACGTAACGCTTGCTTGCGAAGGACAGACGTGTAAGGCTCACAAAATGGTGTTATCGGCCTGCAGCCCTTATTTCAAAGCTTTGTTAGAG GAAAACCCATCAAAACATCCAATCATAATACTTAAAGATGTACCGTTCAGTCATTTGCAGTCTATACTGGAATTTATGTATGCAGGAGAAGTTAATATAAGCCAGGAACAACTGCCAGCTTTTTTAAAAACAGCTGATCGTTTGAag gtcaaAGGTCTTGCAGAAGCTCcacaaactattaaaaaagaTTAG